The stretch of DNA GAACACTTCTTGACAGAAGTTTAATGAGATCTCTAGCTTTAACTATAATATAGGGATCCCTCGTTTTCCTAGTTGTCGAAACTGTCATGGATCCTTCAACCTGACCATTAAAAGCAAATGGCGGGTAACTACCACATAAACAGATTAACATGCTACTAAAGCTATGTAAAAGCTTATTTGTGCTCAAAAATAAATCATCAAGTGTATCAaagtaacaaaatttatataatcatCCAGGTCACTTGGAATTCCCAGAAATGTAGCAGtacaaaaataaacatacaatgtCATTGCCTAGTAAATGACATGAATGTTCCAGAGCTACCTAGTAAATATTTCTACATAACCATACAATTCCTATTACCACAGCTACCTACTCATGGAACCTACTGAAATACAGTAAACTAACATTAATTCTAACTTCCAAAACACAATCCTAGAAGGAAATCTGTGTGTAAGTAACTCTAGGCATATTTGAAGTTAAACATCACCCCCAACAATTAAACTCACCAAATTCAGCTCACATGCGATTCCATGCTCTTTGAGTGCACCTTTGACCTCAGGCCAGCATTGTTGCAAGTACTTCTCTGCACATACCAACTCAAAATTCAATACCACAGCGTTCAAACTTCAAAATACCAAATACGTACACACAAAACAGGGGGCAGATTGTGGAGCCACTCACCTATGTACTGAGGGAATAGAGTGGAGAAAGAGCTTACTTCAAGCATGCCGCTTTCGTTCCAGGAAGGATCGAACTTCTCAACCTTCCAGTGGTCAATGCTCGGATCATCCCACGGCTTTGGTTTGTCGTGCTTCCCCTTGTGTTTCTGCTTTCTATTCTTCAACTCTtccgcctcctcctcctcctccccgCTATTGACGTTGTTCTCATTCTCCGACATCCTTACAGAGCTCCGGAGATTAGCTTTGATTTCCAAATTTTGGATTATACTTCACCGAGAGGAATTAGGGTCCGAGAGAGACTGAAATTTGGCTCCGACAGAAAATGTAATTAGGGTTAGCTGGGGTTCTGAAACAATGGCCGGCGATAGCCCGTAGCTGTGATAGCACCGGAAATTTAAAAGCCCACAATTTATGGGCTGAATGTGAGATTTGGGCTGTGAATTCATGGGCTTAAAGAGATGAAGCATTAGAAAAGAGTTTGaaaaagtaattttaaaaaattacacgaATTCCATTTTGTGTatactaatttaattgttataatgataatataaaaataaaatatccataatcatttttattattattgttaatttttttgttgttgttattattatcattaaaatgttagaaaatattttgacggaatattccgttactaaagatTGTACACAAAtggaaaaaatatttgaaagatGGTAACTTTGAAAATATCTTATTGTACTTGATGGGGGAAGGGCTAAGGCTCGGCATGGGGAGAGAAACGACTGATGGGAAAGGCTGGTGATGTGGGAGAAACATAGGCGAGCTTGAAGGACTCGGAAAGATGGGGAGGCGGCACGACGAGGGTCGGACGATGATTGGTCAGCCGGTTATAGATCTGCATGGCGAGGTTATTCAGTGGACTGCGTTGTGGAACACGTTCAATGATGAGTTTGAAAATGAAAGGAATATGCTTGGTGGTTCCTTAAGTAATAAGACAGTCTAACTGATTTGGAAGTCGTGGCTGACGCAAAGAAGGTGGCGTGTGAAAGGCGGTTACAGAGTTTCCTAAAAGCTCTTTTGGAAGGTTTCCTAAGGGCAAAGGCAGTGAGGTGCGGGATTTATGCGAGATATATAGAAGGGGGTTCGGATCAGATTATGAAAGTAgtcaaatgtaataaggaaatgAATCCTAATTTGTATATGGTAGTTTAAGGTTATCAAAGAGAAAAATCCCTCCTAACTTGTGTAAATAAGGGTGTAAAGCCTTGAGAAGGCTAAGCAATTCATAATACAAAGAGGGCCGAAATGCTGGTCTAATTTCATACCAAATACTTAGTTGATTTTCCGATAGTGTTAGTCTGCCGATCGACCATCCTtggttgataaaaccaacattggcgccgtctaTGGGGATCGATACAAGAAGTTGTGTGGATCTAATTAACTGAGAAAGTTGAAAGTACATAGCAATGGTGACCACCATGAGTCGTCAAGGTCAAGGAATGATGCAACCTCAGTAACAGGTGGATATAATGGTACTGTGGGCCAAATTGTTTCTCAAAGAAAGGGACCTACGAGAGCAGCTTTCCCGACCTCATTCTAGTGATTTACAGGATCGAGCAAGGACCTTGCTCAGTTTGTACTTAACCAATCCGACTTGATATACAGGACCGAGCAAGGACTTAATTGGTTAGCAGTAGTAGTTTCTTAATTATCTTCAGGGTCATTCTGACCATCTTAGGTCGTGACAAACCACTTGACCTTATCAACTAAGAAAATGAAACCTCGTTCCCCTTAATCAAATTTGATCGTGGCAAGAATGAGGGTGTCATGACTCATAGTACACATGGAGAAATTAGCGAAGCCTCTGACCTGCCCTGTGCATGAGTAGCGCAACACTTGTCGCACATGCAGGGCTTTCGGCACATGCAGGGCTTTCGGCATGTGTTCCCACTGTTCtcatataaatagttaaataccaCATTAAATGCAAGAGTATGAGACTTTTGACACCTTCTATACACTTATGCTAAGTCCGGGAACCTCTGATCCACCGTCACACAACCCGATATCATAAACTTAAAACAACAAACAAACCACATATAGAAGGGTTCATCTACGACTCGATCTGctatttatatgtatttatagagacaatcatatttaatttaccacatcatatatatatatacattttctaaaacaaaaattaaattataaataatctgGTTAATTAATGAAGACATATAAAGTTGTATTGCAATttattatatctatatataagaAATTTTGATAATGAAGGGCATCCCTGCACTGCATGCAATATAATGGTAGCGCATTTGAGTCGGTAAGCCGTGAATAAGAACCCTACTAGACCGCATAAAGAAAGACGGTTGTCCAACAAATTCGTACCAGCCTGTTAATGGAGTGTTTTTCTAAGGAACTACATACtgcaataaataataattttgcaaATAAATCCAATTGAATAAAATGGCCCCTCAAATTGTTGTTGCCTTAGCCACCATTCTCTTTGTTTCCCTTTCTGGGTTGGCCTCTTCGGCCCCCTCCCCTTCCCCCTCTTCATCTCCCCCATCATCCTCaccttcctcttcttcttctccgtccGGTGCCCCATCAAATGCGGCCCCAAACGGTGCCCCGGGTCCCGCGCCCACCGCATCATCGCCCGCTAGCTCCGCCCCAATTGCAAGCACcccatcaccatcatcatcatcatctccatCTCCTTCTGAATCGCCTGCCGCTACTCCTGATAATGGCCCCGCTGCTGCCCCGGAGAACGGGCCCGCTGCCTCTCCTGAGGATAGCGCACCCGCATCAGCTCCATCGCCGGAGGATCCCTCGTCCCCACCGTCGCCAACTGGCCCCGCCGATGCTCCCGACGACGCTGATTCGCCGGCGGATGCGCCCGAGGAGGACGACTACGGCAGTGAAGACGACGCCGCCTTCAGGGTTTCCACCTCTCCCGTCTTTGGAGTTGCCGCCGTAGCCGCAGCTGGATTATTCTTCTTCTAAGCCGTGAAATAAGAATTGAAAGCTACTTGATTAGTTGTTATTATTTGTTAAGCCTGTCCATGCCATGTTTCTTGTTTGGTTCTTTCCTCTTTAAGAAAGATGATTATGAAATTGCCAAACATATTTGATtattgaaatttgattttttattcattaataatTTGGGTAAAATGTTAGAACGTCTcagggtctcaatccgtgagtcaaatctttaattaatgggtcgactctttgattaatgagacaAATCAGTTGTTAACTTgttaattgttataccatgaattCGAGTCCACCTtgttatgttcacaatttcataactctatattcataatttcataaccttgtgttcacaatttcataactctacgttcacaattttataatttcatgttcacaatttcataactttatgttcaatagtatcaaaactctatgttcaacagtataacacaatttttgaatttatataacaaaattgtgaatatagagttcaaaagttgtgaatattaagtaatataattttgtatatattgagatctaaaattatgaacatagaggtctaaaattgtgaacatagaattctaaatttGTGAGCATAGACTCGagtccacattgcaatgtggacACGGGTCCATATCATAATTTACCGAGTCagatcattaattaaaattcgACCTGTCTCATAGATTGAGActcgtgagacgatctcacacaaatttttacctaataataatttatctttCTACTTATTTTCTGTATGCTCTGATATGATTATTATTTAAGGTTGTAATTCACAAATAATGTTACTTTgggcaaataataataataataataataataataataataataataataataataataataattcaagggtcaatttcataataaaaaaaatgttgagaaATAATTAGAAACCGTCTTTCTTAttataaaaagtgaaaataaatagTTTTCACCCTGTATTTActtactagtttttcttatgcgcgatgcgcacaaaataaatgcataatattaatattttatattaaattttttaatttatttagattttaaatatttaaattattgtaaataataataataataatgtaaaatatttttataaattttaatttatattttagaaaataactaacacataactccaatatataatgtgtatatattattattattgatgaaaataagaaaatatatagtggatgcatgtgcatggtaacaatagtagaaagataacggaagttataacggtaggggtatgtttgtctaatatattgtaaagtacaacttttaaagcaaaatgtacaacaaaacttaacgaaaaaacgaacataaataaagggtataaccttcattcacacttattatgcttttatatatgtttttagattataaGTGCTTCATGCTTATAGTATCCGGTGAAGAGTGTGAACAAAGGttaattgttgaaatgttttaacaaaaaataacattGTAATTGAtcattttgtaataaaaatatatatggattcatataatactttaaatttATCCATGCAACGCACGAGTAATTGGAGAATTATTTGCTATAATTCAAGCAATAAAAACACA from Ipomoea triloba cultivar NCNSP0323 chromosome 7, ASM357664v1 encodes:
- the LOC116024420 gene encoding vegetative cell wall protein gp1-like; protein product: MAPQIVVALATILFVSLSGLASSAPSPSPSSSPPSSSPSSSSSPSGAPSNAAPNGAPGPAPTASSPASSAPIASTPSPSSSSSPSPSESPAATPDNGPAAAPENGPAASPEDSAPASAPSPEDPSSPPSPTGPADAPDDADSPADAPEEDDYGSEDDAAFRVSTSPVFGVAAVAAAGLFFF